CTTACGCCAACAAACTGGACCGCTACCGCAAAGGCGTTGAATTGTTAAACACCAAAGTAGACACTACGCCCGAGTTTTGCAAAGCCTTATCCGACTCCATGCACGTTTGCCGCAAAAAGATAGGCGACGGCACGTTACTTTCCTCTAACTGGGACTTAAAAACCGGAAACATTACCCTCTATTTCTATCACGATTATACCAAGGCCATACACTACAACCTGAAAGAAGAACTGGCCAAAGGCGACCACTTTTTTGAAATCCCCAAACTATTTCCTCCCAACGCGGAATTTCAAAAAATGCTGAGCTATAAAGTGCCGCAAAACACCCCTGGGTTGGAATTGTTTTTATTGCTTTGTGGCGGGCTGTTTATCTTTAGTTCTTTATACTTTTTAGTCAGTTTCATCAGAACCCGAAAAACAACACCCCATGCCTGGGTGAAAATAACCTGGTTTCCTTTGGGTATGCTTATGGCCTTTTATATGTACTCCTTATTTAGAAACGTGGGTATTTTTTATAACCCCGTCCCTTATCAAGATTACGTTTTCACCATTCAAAACATCATGGCCTATGTGCCTTTTCTGGTACTGTTCCTCATCATCCCGTTAGCTATCACCTATTGGAAAATCATCCAAACCAAGACGTGGTCTGTCTTTTCTAAATTACTGCTGACCGCAAACCATATAGCCCTCCTTATTTTGATAGGTTGGTTTGCCTATTGGGGACTTTACACTATTTTTTAAAGTAACGGAACAAAAGCAAGATGACCAGCTAAACGTTTATCACAACGAATGCAGTTAATTTCACCTAAACAAACCGAAAGGAAATTTATATATCTTTACAACAAACCGCTATCCCTAGGACATGAAACAATTAAAAATAGTCACATCAACCATTTTTATTTTGGCCTTCATGGTATCGCACGGTCAAATAAAAGCTAAAACCAATTTAAACAAAAACACATTAAACTTTAATCAGATCAATTACATAGAAATTCGCAACAGTTCTTTGGCCAAATCAACTGCAAAAAGACTAACTACCCGGCAAACGAAAAGTTTTATTGTTACGTTTAATAAGGCACCGGAAAGCGGAATTTATAAGTTCATAGTGCACTATTGGGTAGATGTTTATCTGAAAAACGGTTCAAAAAGAGTGTTCAGAGTTAATGGGGCTCACATCAAAGAAGAAGGAGATAATTGCTTCAATTTAGGAGATAAAAACTATTTAAAAACCTTATGGGAACAAAACTAATTTTTGGTAAACTATTACCATCATCCTCCAAATAAAGTACTATTTTTTTCTTACTTTAGAAACTCAAAAAACAATCAGTATCTTATTCTCAAAATGACAGAACGCAAAAGATTTTGTTTTGTTAATTAATGCGTTAGTTGCAATTTTCAAAAACACTTTACTAAAAACAAAAACATGAAGTATTATTTAATTTTGGTATTAAACCTATTTTTTCTCTCCGTATACAGCCAAAAACTTCCTGAAAAGCTGGTTGATCGTCCTGACGGAATTACGATTACTTACTTTGATTTTTCTAATCAGAGTAATCAAATAAGTAATGAAATATTTTTGGGAAAAGAATTGAAATTTAAATTTCCTGCATACAAGAATTATACAAGAATTGACATTTCTGAAAAAAAAACAGAGATTGAGACAATCCAAAAATACCTAACTGCGAATCTAATCCAAACCACACAAAATTGTTGTTATAGAAAAAACTGTCCCGACACTATTAAAGGGTATTATTTAATGATAAAAAAAGGAAACGACAGTAAATATATTTACCTTGATTATGATTTTTTGGCAACTGAACTTTGTGGTAGTGAAGAACTAAAAAAAATAATTGATTCATTTAACAGTATATAATTAAACTTCCATTTACACCGGTTTCACGTAACAACCATCAGCAACTTACTCCTACCAACCCCTACACCACCCCCGTAAACACCACCTGCACCGGGTTAAAACTTTTACTGTTACAATAGTTTTTATCCCCTAATACC
Above is a genomic segment from Flavobacterium phycosphaerae containing:
- a CDS encoding Ntn hydrolase family protein — protein: MIKSNFLKTVLTLFFLLLSYSNGYTCSMYKITIGNKTIVGTNFDAYYTAPRIWFENAVQPGTYGAAFSGGRISGVHGYAPQSGMNEAGLSFSRLATATPQTNIMDMSRKKPIPNECSYLKDILHTCKTVEEVKRYISQYNHSFFLQDVFIYIEKSGRYLIVEPYTMTLGNEARYVLSNFCPSVTDATYANKLDRYRKGVELLNTKVDTTPEFCKALSDSMHVCRKKIGDGTLLSSNWDLKTGNITLYFYHDYTKAIHYNLKEELAKGDHFFEIPKLFPPNAEFQKMLSYKVPQNTPGLELFLLLCGGLFIFSSLYFLVSFIRTRKTTPHAWVKITWFPLGMLMAFYMYSLFRNVGIFYNPVPYQDYVFTIQNIMAYVPFLVLFLIIPLAITYWKIIQTKTWSVFSKLLLTANHIALLILIGWFAYWGLYTIF